In a single window of the Granulicella sibirica genome:
- a CDS encoding tetratricopeptide repeat protein, whose product MGWLCVAALAVGCSGLVLSGQTTTPSAKVDAGGSTAEVLQSLRKTIDSGHPQDALTQIAELRTKQPAPHGLSRMEGLAQYALGHLQAADAAFGIALKEDGTDVESTQMRGMTLFRLGRPADAIPLLEASRTMNSGTKADPNYVLALCYIDARRYDDARRAFAMQYGFTPDGAPAYLLAARMLLRREYLPLAQGFAKKALDLQPSLPLAHALLGEIALAGNHLDEAIAEFEKERTSNPLEGSVYDRLGDAYSRAARYEEAQHSLQEALLLEPNATGPYILLGKTMLKRGDALGAATYLEHAVQMDPGNYISHSLLGQAYRTMGRKDDASRETATAQRLQSASEPKIENAN is encoded by the coding sequence TTGGGTTGGTTGTGCGTAGCAGCACTTGCCGTGGGTTGCTCCGGCCTGGTGCTGAGCGGGCAGACGACGACCCCGTCTGCGAAGGTTGATGCTGGAGGGAGCACGGCTGAGGTACTGCAGAGTCTGCGGAAGACGATCGATTCAGGCCATCCGCAGGATGCATTGACCCAGATCGCCGAGTTGCGCACAAAGCAGCCAGCGCCACATGGGCTGAGCAGGATGGAGGGGCTGGCGCAGTATGCGCTTGGGCATCTACAGGCGGCGGATGCTGCCTTCGGGATCGCGCTCAAGGAAGATGGGACGGATGTCGAGTCGACGCAGATGCGCGGGATGACGCTGTTCCGGCTTGGGCGTCCGGCGGATGCGATTCCTCTGCTCGAAGCATCGCGAACGATGAACTCCGGGACGAAGGCGGATCCGAACTACGTGCTTGCGCTGTGCTACATCGATGCGCGTCGATACGACGATGCGCGGCGTGCATTCGCGATGCAGTATGGGTTTACGCCGGATGGGGCTCCTGCTTACCTATTGGCGGCAAGGATGCTTCTGAGGCGTGAGTATCTTCCGCTGGCGCAAGGCTTTGCAAAGAAGGCGCTGGATCTGCAGCCTTCCCTTCCCCTGGCGCACGCGCTGCTCGGCGAGATCGCGCTTGCCGGAAATCATCTCGACGAGGCCATTGCAGAGTTTGAGAAGGAGCGTACGAGCAATCCGCTGGAGGGCTCTGTCTATGACCGGCTTGGCGATGCGTATAGTCGCGCGGCGCGGTACGAGGAGGCGCAGCACAGCTTGCAGGAGGCGCTCTTGCTGGAGCCGAATGCGACGGGTCCGTACATTCTGCTGGGCAAGACGATGTTGAAGCGCGGAGATGCGCTTGGGGCGGCGACGTATCTCGAGCACGCAGTGCAGATGGATCCCGGGAACTACATCTCGCACAGCCTGCTTGGACAGGCCTATCGGACGATGGGACGCAAGGACGACGCGAGCCGGGAGACGGCGACGGCGCAGAGGCTCCAGAGCGCGAGCGAACCGAAGATTGAGAATGCGAACTAA
- a CDS encoding glycoside hydrolase family 13 protein produces the protein MPKLFPEAKSSLRRTRARLTVLAGVFALSTALLSTAFAAAQTAASPASDIWWKHAVVYEIYPRSFQDSNGDGIGDLNGITQRMDYLQNLGIDAIWISPMYPSPQVDFGYDISNYEAVDPQYGTLADFDKLLATGKQHNIRVILDMVMNHTSDKHQWFVDAASSRTNPKHNWYVWNDGIPADSPGVGAFQKKYEHEGKVPPNNWTSTFGGSAWEWVPAVHQFYYHYFYIQQPDLNWRNPAVEKAMFDTMRFWLDRGVAGFRLDAIPTLFEDTQLRNAPDKGGINAQGDPNLSDEYQSNLPEVHGVIRRMRAMTQAYPGNRVLIGETYLPNTAELDLWYGGAKKDELNLPMDMLMGFTNKFDATDFRNHITEAETQLHGSLPLFVFDNHDNIRSIDRFGDGTHNPQIARLLAGMLFTSHAAVLTYYGEELGMPTTTPTRKEDVKDPIGITGWPKEKGRDGERTPMQWDDSPQAGFSTNASTWLPIPPSYKTINVKSEMADPNSELAWFHKLIELRRTLPALHDGGVTMLDKSNTNVLSWVRTLPGHPSVVSAFNFSAQPQTITLDLTGTPAKGTQVKTLLSDAPALQSTTTLKDITLPPYSTWIATVE, from the coding sequence ATGCCCAAGTTGTTTCCCGAGGCAAAGTCATCACTACGCCGCACACGGGCCCGTCTTACCGTTCTCGCCGGTGTCTTCGCCCTGTCGACCGCGCTTCTAAGCACTGCGTTCGCCGCCGCCCAGACCGCAGCCAGCCCCGCCTCTGATATCTGGTGGAAGCACGCCGTCGTCTATGAGATCTACCCCCGCTCCTTCCAGGACTCCAACGGCGACGGCATCGGCGATCTCAACGGCATCACCCAGCGCATGGACTATCTCCAGAATTTGGGCATCGACGCCATCTGGATCTCCCCCATGTACCCCTCGCCCCAGGTTGACTTCGGCTACGACATCTCCAATTACGAGGCTGTCGACCCCCAGTACGGCACCCTCGCCGACTTCGACAAGCTCCTCGCCACCGGCAAGCAGCACAACATCCGCGTCATCCTCGACATGGTCATGAACCACACCTCGGACAAGCACCAGTGGTTCGTCGACGCCGCCAGCTCCCGCACCAACCCCAAGCACAACTGGTACGTCTGGAACGACGGCATCCCCGCCGACTCGCCCGGCGTCGGAGCCTTCCAGAAGAAGTACGAGCACGAAGGCAAAGTCCCACCCAATAACTGGACCTCGACCTTCGGCGGCTCCGCGTGGGAGTGGGTCCCCGCCGTTCACCAGTTCTATTACCACTACTTCTATATCCAGCAGCCCGACCTCAACTGGCGCAACCCCGCCGTCGAGAAGGCCATGTTCGACACCATGCGCTTCTGGCTCGACCGCGGCGTCGCCGGCTTTCGTCTCGACGCCATCCCCACCCTCTTTGAAGACACCCAGCTCCGCAACGCTCCCGACAAGGGTGGCATCAACGCCCAGGGCGATCCCAACCTCTCCGACGAGTACCAGAGCAATCTCCCCGAAGTCCACGGCGTCATCCGCCGCATGCGGGCCATGACCCAGGCCTACCCGGGCAACCGCGTCCTCATCGGCGAAACCTACCTCCCCAACACCGCCGAGCTGGACCTCTGGTACGGCGGAGCGAAGAAGGACGAGCTCAACCTCCCCATGGACATGCTCATGGGCTTCACCAACAAGTTCGACGCCACCGACTTCCGCAACCACATCACCGAGGCCGAGACCCAGCTCCACGGCTCGCTCCCCCTCTTCGTCTTCGACAACCACGACAACATCCGCTCCATCGACCGCTTCGGCGACGGCACCCACAATCCCCAGATCGCCCGCCTCCTCGCCGGAATGCTCTTTACCAGCCACGCCGCCGTCCTCACCTACTACGGCGAAGAGCTGGGCATGCCCACCACCACGCCCACCCGCAAAGAGGACGTCAAGGACCCCATCGGCATCACCGGTTGGCCCAAGGAAAAGGGCCGCGACGGCGAGCGCACCCCCATGCAGTGGGACGACTCACCCCAGGCCGGCTTCAGCACGAACGCGAGCACCTGGCTCCCCATCCCGCCGAGCTACAAGACCATCAACGTCAAGTCCGAGATGGCCGACCCCAACTCCGAGCTAGCCTGGTTCCACAAACTCATCGAGCTCCGCCGCACCCTCCCCGCCCTGCATGACGGAGGCGTCACGATGCTCGACAAGTCCAACACCAACGTTCTCTCGTGGGTCCGCACCTTGCCTGGCCATCCGTCGGTAGTAAGTGCCTTCAACTTCAGCGCCCAACCCCAGACCATCACCCTCGACCTGACCGGCACCCCCGCCAAGGGCACGCAAGTCAAGACCCTACTGAGCGATGCCCCCGCCCTTCAGTCCACCACCACCCTGAAAGACATCACCCTCCCGCCCTACTCCACCTGGATCGCGACCGTCGAGTAG
- a CDS encoding class I SAM-dependent methyltransferase — MEPNAPSLQQIKDSMRATWMAGDFGVVAKTISGNAEEFISRLTVPPGTRVLDVACGTGNLAIPLARAGAIVTGVDIAANLLVQARDRAAAEGLSVTFDEGDAEQLPYPDASFDAVVTMFGAMFAPRPEVVASELARVLKPGGLLAMANWNPASFSGLMFKVGGKHTPHPPTIPPPVLWGDGTTVRQRLAPYFTGIETELIPIDFDLPTSPAGAVAFFRTYFGPTHMAYKRLDEVGQQALTADLEALWTNANVSQDPANHTLIRNEYLQVTATRS, encoded by the coding sequence ATGGAACCCAACGCCCCATCCCTGCAGCAAATCAAAGATTCCATGCGCGCCACCTGGATGGCTGGCGACTTCGGCGTTGTGGCCAAAACCATCTCCGGCAACGCCGAAGAGTTCATCAGCCGCCTCACCGTTCCGCCCGGCACCCGCGTCCTCGACGTAGCCTGCGGCACCGGAAACCTCGCCATCCCGCTCGCCCGCGCAGGAGCCATCGTCACCGGCGTCGACATCGCCGCCAACCTCCTCGTCCAGGCCCGGGACCGCGCCGCAGCCGAAGGTCTGTCCGTCACCTTCGACGAGGGCGACGCCGAGCAGCTCCCCTATCCCGACGCCTCCTTCGACGCCGTCGTCACCATGTTCGGAGCCATGTTCGCCCCGCGCCCCGAAGTCGTCGCCTCGGAACTCGCCCGCGTCCTCAAGCCCGGGGGGCTCCTCGCGATGGCAAACTGGAACCCCGCCAGCTTTTCCGGATTAATGTTCAAGGTAGGCGGCAAACATACTCCGCACCCTCCCACTATCCCTCCACCCGTCCTCTGGGGAGACGGAACCACGGTCCGCCAGCGTCTGGCCCCATACTTCACCGGCATCGAGACCGAGCTCATCCCGATCGACTTCGATCTTCCCACAAGCCCTGCCGGCGCCGTCGCATTCTTCCGCACCTACTTTGGTCCAACGCACATGGCCTACAAGCGTCTCGACGAAGTCGGCCAGCAAGCCCTCACCGCCGACCTCGAAGCCCTCTGGACCAACGCCAACGTCTCCCAGGATCCTGCCAACCACACGCTCATCCGCAACGAGTACCTGCAAGTCACCGCAACCCGAAGCTGA
- a CDS encoding DUF4197 domain-containing protein, producing the protein MSHRAARLALICCLAFAPVVAGAQLPKLPGFGGSSAGAGLPDTQIASGLKDALSVGTQKAVKLVAQPGGYLDNQAIKILLPQSLRPVEKGLRAAGQGPKIDDFVASMNHAAESAAPEAEKIFAGAVREMTIDDARKLLNGGDTSITDYFKSKTSAELTTAFRPHVEAAMKENGVTQQYQALAGQAPQLPFMNSGKFDIDSYVVSKALDGLFYMLGEQEKQIRTNPAARSTALLKQVFGGK; encoded by the coding sequence ATGTCACACCGCGCAGCACGTCTCGCCCTCATCTGCTGTTTAGCTTTTGCCCCCGTGGTTGCCGGGGCGCAGCTTCCCAAACTTCCAGGCTTCGGCGGTTCAAGCGCCGGTGCGGGTTTGCCGGATACGCAGATCGCTTCCGGTCTCAAAGATGCGCTTTCCGTAGGGACGCAGAAGGCAGTGAAGCTGGTGGCGCAGCCGGGTGGCTATCTCGATAACCAGGCGATCAAGATCCTGCTTCCGCAGAGCCTTCGGCCGGTGGAGAAGGGGTTGCGCGCGGCGGGACAGGGGCCGAAGATCGACGACTTCGTCGCCAGCATGAACCATGCCGCGGAGTCGGCGGCGCCTGAGGCGGAGAAGATCTTCGCGGGTGCGGTGCGGGAGATGACGATCGACGATGCGCGGAAGCTGCTGAATGGAGGCGATACTTCGATCACCGACTACTTCAAGTCGAAGACGTCGGCCGAGCTGACGACCGCCTTCAGGCCGCATGTAGAGGCGGCGATGAAGGAGAACGGCGTGACGCAGCAGTACCAGGCGCTGGCGGGACAGGCTCCGCAGTTGCCGTTCATGAACAGCGGGAAGTTCGATATTGACAGCTACGTGGTGAGCAAGGCGCTCGATGGACTGTTCTACATGCTGGGAGAGCAGGAAAAGCAGATCCGGACGAACCCCGCGGCACGGTCGACCGCCCTGTTGAAGCAGGTGTTCGGAGGCAAGTAG
- a CDS encoding TonB-dependent receptor: MREQFSKFKLAVCLGVMLASLASAPRAMAQAVYGSIFGTVTDSTGAVIPNATITVTDTAKGTSNNVTSNGSGEFTVDHLIPDTYDIKIASAGFKGYQAQGVLVQADTSRKVEAVLEIGGSDQVVNVSADSIPQLKTDRADVSTTFSSQEIVDLPIPDRNFTNLQLLLPGAQQLGWSHAPSENPQGSKQIEVDGQAFAGVAFQLDGTDNQDPILGIIVINPNSDSLSETKITTQNFDAEFGKAVSSVITAQTKSGSNSFHGSAFDYRESSYNLARDPFNQPAATGVPGAIKSQFGGSVGGPILKDKAFFFGDYQGVRQKVGTANTQTVPTQKLINSCLGGGGCDFSEYATALAGGGQLVYKNTLNADGTYTTTPYANNVIPASDLSAPALAVLKSLQPFAPNNNTGTFPGLVQNYSKSGNGLFNSNQWDVRGDYQFSERIHAFGRFSRFTDTLTGAVMFGDAGGAGFGLGGYGGTSQGANDSAAAGVDVAVNSKLVTDIRLGYFRYNIKTSKYDQGTAAGTALGIPGVNTSNSFTSGSPGFRIQDVGTSFGSLPSQDTGSQYGAGLNINRCNCPLAEREDQFQLANNWTKTIGNHSIKFGADLRYARNLRVPSDDDRTGELQFNSGPTALPGATGQSGLGFATFVTGKVTNFLRFVSTSTNAKEFQKRDFFYAQDTWRVSQKLTMNLGLRYEMYFPESINGPGNGSLLNLATGYLQVAGIGSVGSNMNYQRSTNTYNPRIGVAYQVTPQTVIRAGYGRSFDIGVFGSIFGHAATQNLPVLAAQQVTQVGNQGSAFLLQNGPPAPTPVAVPSNGLLPNPGNLVNSHSRPTTLRLPTLDAWNLSVQQSLSPTLSFTMAYVANKGTHTLGDQSGQQTNPNEAAITLPAQYSVNGQTLHYDPAAGNALPGPGQTATGNSIYLQRYYGGKLAACSDAAYTAAGGVNAPNGGCGWTNGIQYYGNDLDSHYNALQATITKTMAHGISLNANYAWQQAISEATGYSTWSRPAVRGRDGALRQQQVIVYGLFQLPMGKGKLLFGNANRIVNTIVGGIEINPVITYSSGLPFTLNYSTCSANLPGSAPCYVSGQKDSFKRHVTGFPGGPNGLSYYDKVNLTNGSTPFFIPGLDQIGNTGRNSEFGPRFFNGDLSIQKNFLIREKVTFQLRADGFNAFNHINFASPNGNIDQGGAITGGPYPNGSNPRQMQFSARVQF, encoded by the coding sequence ATGAGGGAGCAGTTCAGCAAGTTCAAATTAGCGGTCTGCCTGGGCGTGATGCTTGCGTCGCTGGCGAGCGCACCAAGAGCGATGGCCCAAGCAGTCTACGGCTCCATCTTTGGAACCGTGACCGATTCGACAGGCGCCGTAATCCCGAACGCTACGATCACGGTGACGGATACGGCAAAGGGAACCTCAAACAACGTGACGTCGAACGGTAGCGGCGAGTTTACCGTGGATCACCTTATCCCGGACACGTATGACATCAAGATTGCTTCGGCTGGCTTCAAGGGCTACCAGGCGCAGGGTGTGCTCGTCCAGGCGGATACATCGCGCAAGGTGGAAGCAGTGCTGGAGATCGGCGGCTCGGATCAGGTGGTGAACGTGAGCGCCGATTCGATTCCGCAGTTGAAGACGGATCGCGCGGACGTTTCGACGACGTTCAGCTCGCAGGAGATCGTCGACCTGCCCATTCCGGATCGTAACTTTACGAACCTGCAGCTTCTTCTTCCCGGTGCGCAGCAGCTTGGCTGGAGCCATGCGCCGAGCGAAAACCCGCAGGGATCCAAGCAGATCGAAGTCGATGGACAGGCGTTCGCGGGTGTGGCGTTCCAACTGGACGGAACCGATAACCAGGATCCGATCCTGGGCATCATCGTGATCAACCCGAACTCGGATTCGCTTTCGGAGACGAAGATTACGACGCAGAACTTCGACGCTGAGTTCGGCAAAGCGGTTTCCTCTGTGATCACGGCGCAGACGAAGTCGGGTTCGAACAGCTTCCACGGTTCGGCGTTCGACTATCGTGAGAGCAGCTACAACCTGGCGCGCGATCCGTTCAACCAGCCAGCCGCGACGGGCGTCCCGGGCGCGATCAAGAGCCAGTTCGGCGGCTCGGTGGGTGGGCCGATCCTGAAGGACAAGGCATTCTTTTTCGGCGACTACCAAGGCGTCCGGCAAAAGGTTGGTACGGCGAACACGCAGACGGTTCCGACGCAAAAACTGATCAACTCTTGCCTTGGAGGTGGGGGTTGCGACTTCAGTGAGTACGCGACCGCACTTGCCGGTGGCGGCCAACTTGTCTACAAGAACACTCTTAACGCGGATGGCACCTACACCACCACGCCCTATGCGAATAACGTCATCCCCGCGTCGGACCTTTCGGCCCCGGCGCTCGCGGTGCTGAAGTCGCTTCAGCCTTTCGCTCCGAACAACAACACCGGCACCTTCCCCGGACTGGTGCAGAACTATTCGAAGAGCGGTAACGGTCTGTTCAACAGCAACCAGTGGGATGTTCGCGGAGACTACCAGTTCAGCGAGCGTATCCATGCCTTCGGCCGGTTCAGTCGCTTTACCGATACACTTACGGGCGCAGTCATGTTCGGCGACGCGGGCGGTGCGGGCTTCGGTCTCGGCGGCTATGGTGGAACCTCGCAGGGCGCGAACGACAGTGCCGCGGCGGGTGTCGATGTCGCGGTGAATTCGAAGCTGGTGACGGATATCCGGCTTGGTTACTTCCGCTACAACATCAAGACGTCGAAGTATGACCAGGGCACCGCGGCCGGCACGGCGCTTGGAATCCCTGGCGTGAACACATCGAACAGCTTCACAAGCGGATCTCCAGGCTTCCGTATTCAAGATGTGGGCACGAGCTTTGGCTCTCTGCCGAGCCAGGACACGGGATCGCAGTATGGAGCCGGCTTGAACATCAACCGCTGTAACTGCCCTCTTGCAGAACGCGAGGACCAGTTCCAGCTTGCAAACAACTGGACCAAGACGATCGGCAATCACTCGATCAAGTTCGGCGCCGACCTTCGGTATGCGCGCAACCTGCGCGTCCCGAGCGACGACGATCGCACCGGCGAACTCCAGTTCAACTCCGGGCCGACAGCACTTCCCGGGGCGACCGGCCAGAGCGGACTTGGCTTCGCGACGTTCGTAACGGGCAAGGTGACAAACTTCCTTCGGTTCGTGAGCACCTCGACGAACGCGAAGGAGTTCCAGAAACGCGACTTCTTTTACGCACAGGACACATGGCGCGTAAGCCAGAAGCTGACCATGAACCTCGGCCTGCGGTACGAGATGTACTTCCCCGAGAGCATCAACGGGCCGGGCAACGGCTCGTTGCTGAACCTCGCCACCGGCTATCTGCAGGTTGCGGGTATCGGCAGCGTGGGAAGCAACATGAACTACCAGCGCTCGACCAACACCTATAACCCACGCATCGGTGTTGCCTACCAGGTGACGCCACAGACGGTGATTCGTGCGGGCTACGGGCGCAGCTTCGATATCGGCGTGTTCGGGTCGATCTTCGGTCATGCGGCAACGCAGAACCTTCCCGTGCTGGCCGCTCAACAGGTGACGCAGGTCGGCAACCAGGGTTCGGCGTTCCTGCTGCAGAACGGTCCTCCGGCACCAACGCCGGTTGCCGTTCCATCGAATGGCCTTCTTCCAAACCCCGGCAACCTAGTGAACTCGCACTCGCGGCCGACGACCCTCCGCCTGCCTACCCTGGATGCTTGGAACCTGTCGGTCCAGCAGTCGCTCTCGCCGACACTGTCGTTCACGATGGCGTATGTCGCGAACAAAGGAACACACACCCTGGGCGATCAGTCCGGGCAGCAGACGAACCCGAACGAGGCGGCGATCACGCTTCCCGCGCAGTACAGCGTGAACGGTCAAACCCTCCATTACGATCCGGCGGCAGGAAACGCGCTTCCGGGACCGGGTCAGACGGCGACTGGGAACTCGATCTACCTGCAGCGGTACTACGGCGGCAAACTGGCGGCCTGCTCGGATGCGGCGTATACGGCGGCCGGAGGCGTGAATGCTCCAAACGGCGGATGCGGCTGGACGAACGGCATCCAGTACTACGGCAACGACCTCGACTCACACTACAACGCACTGCAGGCAACGATCACCAAGACCATGGCTCATGGCATTTCGCTGAACGCCAACTATGCGTGGCAGCAGGCGATCAGCGAGGCGACGGGTTACTCCACCTGGAGCCGTCCGGCGGTTCGCGGTCGCGATGGCGCTCTGCGTCAGCAGCAGGTGATCGTGTACGGGTTGTTCCAGCTACCGATGGGTAAAGGCAAGCTGCTCTTCGGAAATGCGAACAGGATCGTCAACACAATCGTTGGCGGCATCGAGATCAATCCGGTCATCACATACTCGAGCGGTCTGCCGTTCACGCTCAACTACTCCACCTGCAGCGCGAACCTGCCGGGGAGCGCACCATGCTATGTCTCCGGCCAGAAGGACTCGTTCAAGCGGCACGTCACGGGCTTCCCGGGCGGTCCAAACGGGCTTTCCTACTATGACAAGGTCAACCTCACCAACGGAAGCACGCCGTTCTTTATTCCCGGGCTGGACCAGATTGGCAACACTGGCCGCAACTCGGAGTTTGGACCGCGCTTCTTCAACGGCGATCTTTCGATTCAGAAGAACTTCCTGATTCGCGAGAAGGTCACCTTCCAACTGCGGGCAGATGGATTCAACGCCTTCAACCACATCAACTTCGCCAGCCCCAACGGCAACATCGATCAGGGCGGCGCGATCACCGGCGGGCCGTATCCGAATGGATCGAATCCACGGCAGATGCAGTTCTCGGCTCGCGTGCAGTTCTAA
- a CDS encoding CRTAC1 family protein: MRTKLHSLLVCLVAMKLFAGERAGAQEMAMPAPMIGSVSLPAKGADTDPVYQSASTKRMAERLRSVFAATDWKLDPSKPGERVRYYSEMLRTQKLALREDSVVRQQLAREMLGAGDNEGAVRQLEEVRRRWTAANEMIPAENAKELGRWLATAYLRLGEQENCAHMHGQGACVFPLRASAVHQMPRGAQGAVRELTALLERDAKDTEAQWLLNIAYMQLGKYPQDVPAKWVIPPARFKSDAALPEFAEVAAGAGIDITSHAGGVVVEDFDGDGWLDVMVTSSGPLDQMHLFHNNGDGTFRDVTRRAGLIGETGGLNIVLTDYNNDGKPDVLVLRGGWWGKQGCYPMSLLRNNGDGTFDDVTEEAGLLSMHPTQTAAWADFDGDGWLDVMVGHESTASDPHPSQLFRNNRDGTFTEVGGASGLADLGFVKGVAWGDFNNDGRPDLYVSVMYGKNRLFRNDGKGKFTDVTAMAGVALQSNSFATWFFDYDNDGWPDLFVAGYSTAGTADVGAFEIGLPNHAEFPKLYRNMHDGTFKDVTAAMHMNRAILPMGANFGDLDNDGWLDVYLGTGDSTYQALLPNRMFRNAGGQRFEDVTTAGGFGHLQKGHGIVFADLRNVGLEDVFEEMGGAQTGDSYQSALYQNPGNGNHWVTVMLEGVKTNRAAFGARIDVTVKSGSGARHIYRTVGYGSSFGGNPLRQHVGIGTADRVEEIAVTWPVTGIVERIRGVQADRTYRMREGSGKLVPVVLH; encoded by the coding sequence ATGCGAACTAAGCTCCACAGCCTGCTTGTCTGTCTTGTCGCGATGAAGTTGTTCGCTGGTGAGCGGGCCGGTGCGCAGGAGATGGCGATGCCGGCTCCGATGATCGGGTCGGTGTCACTTCCGGCGAAGGGCGCTGACACGGACCCGGTCTACCAGAGTGCCAGCACGAAGCGCATGGCCGAGAGGCTGCGGAGTGTTTTTGCGGCGACGGATTGGAAGCTCGATCCGAGCAAGCCCGGGGAGCGTGTACGGTACTACTCGGAGATGCTGCGGACGCAGAAGCTCGCGTTGCGTGAGGACTCCGTCGTCCGCCAGCAGCTTGCCCGGGAGATGCTTGGTGCGGGGGACAACGAAGGGGCTGTGCGCCAGCTTGAAGAGGTTCGCCGGCGGTGGACGGCTGCGAACGAGATGATCCCGGCAGAGAACGCAAAGGAGCTTGGGCGGTGGCTCGCGACGGCGTATTTGCGGCTTGGCGAGCAGGAGAACTGCGCACACATGCATGGGCAGGGCGCCTGCGTGTTTCCTCTGCGGGCGAGCGCCGTTCATCAGATGCCGCGGGGCGCGCAGGGTGCGGTGCGGGAGTTGACGGCGCTGCTGGAGCGCGATGCGAAGGATACCGAGGCTCAGTGGCTGCTAAACATCGCCTATATGCAGCTTGGGAAGTATCCGCAGGATGTCCCGGCGAAATGGGTCATCCCACCGGCGCGGTTCAAGTCAGATGCAGCGCTGCCGGAGTTTGCGGAGGTTGCGGCAGGTGCGGGAATCGATATTACTTCGCATGCCGGCGGAGTCGTCGTTGAGGACTTCGACGGGGATGGGTGGCTCGATGTGATGGTGACATCGTCTGGGCCATTGGACCAGATGCACCTGTTCCATAACAACGGTGACGGGACGTTTCGGGACGTGACGCGGCGGGCCGGTTTGATCGGGGAGACCGGTGGGTTGAACATCGTTCTGACGGACTACAACAACGATGGCAAGCCGGATGTGCTTGTGTTGCGTGGCGGATGGTGGGGTAAGCAGGGATGCTATCCCATGTCGTTGCTGCGGAACAATGGGGATGGGACGTTCGACGATGTGACGGAGGAGGCGGGGCTGCTCTCGATGCATCCGACGCAGACGGCGGCCTGGGCGGACTTCGATGGGGATGGGTGGCTCGATGTGATGGTGGGGCATGAGTCGACGGCGAGCGATCCGCACCCGTCGCAGTTGTTTCGGAATAACCGGGATGGGACGTTTACCGAGGTAGGCGGGGCGAGTGGGTTGGCGGATTTGGGGTTCGTCAAGGGGGTGGCTTGGGGGGACTTCAATAACGATGGGCGGCCAGACTTATATGTGTCGGTGATGTATGGGAAGAATCGTCTCTTTCGCAACGATGGCAAGGGGAAGTTCACTGACGTGACGGCCATGGCTGGTGTTGCGTTGCAGAGCAACAGCTTTGCAACGTGGTTTTTCGACTATGACAACGACGGATGGCCGGACCTGTTCGTCGCGGGCTACTCGACTGCCGGGACGGCGGATGTTGGCGCGTTCGAAATAGGTCTACCGAACCATGCCGAGTTCCCGAAGTTGTACCGCAACATGCATGATGGGACGTTCAAGGACGTAACGGCGGCAATGCATATGAATCGGGCGATTCTGCCGATGGGGGCGAACTTCGGAGATCTCGATAACGACGGGTGGCTCGATGTATACCTGGGGACGGGCGACTCAACGTACCAGGCGCTGTTGCCGAACCGGATGTTTCGCAATGCGGGTGGGCAGAGGTTCGAGGACGTAACCACGGCGGGCGGCTTTGGGCATCTGCAGAAAGGGCATGGGATTGTCTTTGCGGATCTTCGAAATGTGGGGCTCGAAGATGTGTTTGAGGAGATGGGTGGGGCTCAGACGGGGGATAGCTATCAAAGCGCGCTCTATCAGAATCCCGGGAACGGGAACCACTGGGTGACGGTGATGCTCGAGGGGGTAAAGACGAACCGGGCGGCCTTCGGTGCGCGCATTGACGTGACTGTGAAGAGTGGGAGTGGGGCCAGGCATATCTACCGGACGGTGGGGTATGGGTCGAGCTTTGGAGGCAATCCGCTCCGGCAGCACGTCGGGATTGGCACTGCGGATCGCGTGGAGGAGATTGCGGTGACGTGGCCAGTGACAGGTATCGTCGAGCGCATACGCGGGGTGCAGGCGGACAGGACGTACCGGATGCGCGAAGGCAGCGGGAAGCTTGTGCCGGTTGTGCTGCACTGA